A section of the Rhizobium sp. SSA_523 genome encodes:
- the rnc gene encoding ribonuclease III gives MRAAQLSADQRAKLEAVIGHAFTDKQWLDRALTHASTGTAKSGNYERLEFLGDRVLGLCVAELLFNTFHAATEGELSVRLNQLVSAESCAEIADELGLHQFIKTGSDVKKLTGKRMMNVRADVVESLIAALYLDGGMEPARRFILRHWQKRATSELAARRDAKTELQEWAHAKFGLTPVYRVDDRSGPDHDPRFTVTVEVKGVEPETGVERSKRAAEQVAATKMLEREGVWQTPPSQTEG, from the coding sequence ATGAGGGCGGCGCAATTGTCCGCGGATCAGCGTGCGAAGCTCGAAGCGGTGATCGGGCACGCTTTCACGGACAAGCAATGGCTGGACCGGGCGCTGACCCATGCCAGCACCGGGACGGCCAAGAGCGGCAATTACGAGCGGCTCGAATTTCTGGGCGACCGCGTTCTTGGACTTTGCGTCGCCGAACTGCTGTTCAACACCTTCCACGCGGCGACCGAAGGTGAGCTGTCCGTGCGTCTGAACCAGCTGGTAAGTGCCGAAAGCTGCGCGGAGATCGCCGATGAGCTCGGACTGCACCAGTTCATCAAGACCGGTTCGGATGTGAAGAAGCTGACCGGCAAGCGCATGATGAATGTGCGGGCGGATGTGGTGGAAAGCCTGATCGCCGCGCTCTATCTCGATGGAGGGATGGAGCCGGCGCGCCGCTTCATTCTGCGCCATTGGCAAAAGCGCGCGACCAGCGAATTGGCCGCCCGCCGCGACGCCAAGACGGAATTGCAGGAATGGGCGCATGCCAAGTTCGGCCTGACGCCTGTCTACCGCGTCGACGACCGGTCCGGTCCGGACCATGATCCGCGCTTCACCGTGACGGTGGAGGTCAAGGGCGTGGAGCCGGAGACGGGCGTTGAACGCTCCAAGCGCGCGGCAGAACAGGTCGCCGCTACGAAAATGCTGGAACGGGAAGGCGTATGGCAAACCCCGCCATCGCAGACTGAAGGATAA
- the era gene encoding GTPase Era, giving the protein MTEDNTMDGPEEAAPATRSGFVALIGATNAGKSTLVNRLVGAKVSIVSHKVQTTRAIVRGIAIHDTAQIVFMDTPGIFKPRRRLDRAMVTSAWGGAKDADVIMLLIDSERGLRGDAEAILEGLKEVRQPKILVLNKIDQVKREDLLKLASEANAAVAFDDTFMISATTGSGCDDLMDHLAKRLPEGPWYYPEDQISDLPMRQLAAEITREKLFLRLHQELPYSSHVETEKWEERKDGSVRIEQVIYVERESQKKIALGKGGEAIKAISTASRKELAEILDQPVHLFLFVKVRENWGDDPERFREMGLEFPRG; this is encoded by the coding sequence ATGACCGAAGACAACACCATGGATGGCCCTGAAGAGGCGGCGCCTGCCACCCGATCCGGCTTCGTCGCGCTGATCGGCGCCACCAATGCCGGCAAGTCGACGCTGGTGAACCGCCTTGTCGGCGCCAAGGTGTCGATCGTCAGCCACAAGGTGCAGACGACGCGGGCGATCGTGCGCGGCATTGCCATTCACGACACTGCGCAGATCGTCTTCATGGATACGCCCGGCATCTTCAAGCCGCGCCGTCGGCTGGATCGCGCCATGGTGACCTCGGCCTGGGGCGGTGCCAAGGATGCCGACGTGATCATGTTGCTGATCGACAGCGAGCGCGGTCTGCGCGGCGATGCCGAAGCCATTCTGGAGGGACTGAAGGAGGTTCGCCAGCCGAAGATCCTGGTCCTCAACAAGATCGACCAGGTCAAGCGCGAGGATCTGCTGAAGCTCGCCTCCGAGGCCAATGCCGCCGTCGCCTTCGACGACACGTTCATGATTTCCGCCACCACCGGTTCCGGCTGCGACGACCTGATGGACCATCTGGCCAAGCGGCTGCCGGAAGGCCCCTGGTATTATCCGGAAGATCAGATTTCGGACCTTCCCATGCGGCAGCTGGCCGCGGAAATCACGCGCGAGAAGCTGTTTTTGCGCCTGCATCAGGAATTGCCCTATTCCTCCCATGTCGAAACCGAGAAGTGGGAAGAGCGCAAGGACGGTTCTGTCAGGATCGAGCAGGTGATCTATGTCGAGCGCGAGAGCCAGAAGAAGATCGCCCTCGGCAAGGGCGGCGAAGCCATCAAGGCGATTTCCACCGCGTCCCGCAAGGAACTGGCCGAAATCCTCGACCAGCCCGTGCACCTTTTCCTCTTCGTCAAGGTGAGGGAAAACTGGGGTGACGATCCCGAACGTTTCCGCGAAATGGGCCTGGAATTCCCGAGAGGCTAA